The Bradysia coprophila strain Holo2 chromosome II, BU_Bcop_v1, whole genome shotgun sequence genome has a segment encoding these proteins:
- the LOC119067842 gene encoding TLD domain-containing protein 2 isoform X24, with protein MCDLLGERQVLSMSTDEYRKASLFASGSFDLDFPIPDLIGTTEILTEEHREKLCGHLPARAEGYSWSLVFSTSQHGFSLNSLYRKMQRLESPVLVVIEDTEHNVFGALTSCSLHASDHFYGTGESLLFKFNPSFKVFHWTGENLYFIKGNPESLSIGAGDGKFGLWLDGDLNQGRSQKCSTYANEALAPEEDFVIKTLECWAFV; from the exons GTACTGTCGATGAGTACGGATGAATACAGAAAGGCATCATTGTTCGCGTCTGGATCATTTGATTTAGATTTTCCAATACCAGATTTAATAGGAACAACAGAGATATTGACTGAAGAACACAG AGAAAAACTTTGTGGTCATTTACCTGCCAGAGCCGAAGGTTATTCATGGTCATTAGTATTTAGTACATCGCAGCATGgcttttctttaaattcattGTACAGAAAAATGCAACGGCTAGAGAGTCCAGTATTAGTTGTTATTGAAGATACCGAACACAAT GTCTTCGGTGCTCTGACATCATGTTCGTTGCATGCGTCTGATCATTTCTACGGTACCGGTGAATCGTTGCTGTTCAAATTCAATCCAAGCTTTAAAGTTTTCCATTGGACCGGTGAAAATTTGTACTTTATCAAGGGAAATCCAGAGAGCTTATCCATCGGTGCTGGAGA CGGCAAATTCGGTCTATGGCTTGATGGTGACTTAAACCAAGGTCGATCGCAAAAGTGTAGCACGTACGCGAATGAGGCATTAGCACCCGAAGAagattttgttataaaaactCTTGAATGTTGGGCATttgtttaa